In Microtus ochrogaster isolate Prairie Vole_2 unplaced genomic scaffold, MicOch1.0 UNK34, whole genome shotgun sequence, one genomic interval encodes:
- the LOC102002253 gene encoding melanoma antigen preferentially expressed in tumors-like, which produces MDNKKPNTLLDLAIHHLLSNECAAIHALKEIPKELFVPLLSAAFKGVHKNIVKAMVTVWPFACLHIGTLTVQGPHRELLTTMVNCLQFIPVQNSGSRSSKLRILDLREDSGCKIVCPEICTKSPACLFSCAHSEHSILKMRAQQSIASSEPEAQGHNQDMEIIVNISLRGGNILRERGYLALLLNKVEQSSGSLHLCCRDLEIEKLGVYNRNNLNRLDFKCLDCLSVFKGSLSEITCLLAQVVHLRRLCLSKVTCSSLNGKVFQNFVSQLRFMEHLNELNFDSFDLRDHLKDVLRDLPTNLEFLHLTFCELSYNDFKFLAECPQANHLKLLNISYNPMHWEDCEPFYNLLQCVSGTLQHLEFNHCLLTDSVFSGLIPALSHCSQLRVLNFFSNPVSMSMLMRLLEHLTPLMELKHVIYPIPVHCYGRWQIQDSLDREKLANVQVQLKQMLQEAGRNDMTWITYPG; this is translated from the exons ATGGACAACAAGAAACCAAACACACTCCTGGATCTTGCTATACACCATCTCCTGAGTAATGAATGTGCAGCCATTCATGCTCTTAAAGAGATCCCAAAGGAGCTTTTTGTTCCACTCCTCTCTGCTGCATTTAAGGGTGTGCATAAGAATATAGTGAAGGCTATGGTGACAGTTTGGCCCTTTGCCTGTCTCCATATTGGCACACTAACTGTGCAGGGACCCCATCGTGAACTCCTGACAACCATGGTGAATTGTCTTCAGTTTATACCTGTCCAGAACTCAGGTTCTAG GAGCTCTAAACTGAGGATCCTAGATTTAAGGGAGGATTCTGGCTGCAAGATCGTCTGCCCAGAGATCTGTACTAAGTCACCTGCATGCTTGTTCTCCTGTGCTCACTCAGAGCACTCAATCTTAAAGATGAGGGCACAGCAGAGTATTGCAAGTTCAGAACCTGAGGCTCAGGGCCATAATCAGGATATGGAAATAATAGTGAACATTTCTCTCAGAGGGGGTAATATCTTAAGAGAACGTGGATATTTGGCTCTGCTTCTGAATAAAGTGGAACAGAGTTCAGGTTCTTTGCACCTGTGCTGCCGAGATTTGGAAATCGAGAAATTGGGTGTTTATAATAGAAACAACCTGAATCGTTTAGATTTCAAATGCCTTGATTGCCTGTCAGTATTTAAGGGTTCTCTGAGTGAGATTACCTGCCTTCTTGCTCAGGTGGTGCACCTGAGAAGACTTTGTCTGTCTAAAGTCACTTGTAGCTCTTTGAATGGGAAAGTCTTCCAGAATTTTGTCTCACAGCTTAGGTTTATGGAGCATCTTAATGAACTCAACTTTGATTCTTTCGACCTCAGAGATCATCTTAAAGATGTCCTCAG AGACCTACCAACCAATTTGGAATTCTTACATCTAACATTCTGTGAACTTTCTTACAATGATTTCAAGTTTCTAGCTGAGTGCCCTCAAGCCAACCATTTAAAGCTGCTGAATATCAGCTACAATCCAATGCACTGGGAAGATTGCGAGCCCTTTTATAACCTCTTGCAGTGTGTCTCTGGAACCTTGCAGCATCTGGAATTTAATCACTGCCTTTTAACAGATTCTGTATTTTCTGGTCTTATCCCAGCACTAAGTCACTGTTCCCAACTCCGAGTGCTCAACTTTTTCTCTAATCCTGTTAGTATGTCCATGCTCATGAGACTCCTTGAGCACTTAACACCCTTGATGGAGCTTAAACACGTGATTTATCCTATCCCTGTGCATTGCTATGGGCGATGGCAAATCCAGGACAGTTTAGATAGGGAGAAACTGGCTAATGTGCAGGTGCAATTGAAACAAATGCTacaagaggcagggaggaacGACATGACTTGGATTACTTATCCTGGATAA